The Streptomyces sp. NBC_01426 genome includes a region encoding these proteins:
- a CDS encoding Mucin-19, protein MDNKDYSAGLGELRAVRDELKPLERELTQLQAKVAKLRDRRAEKIRELGRYAKATSDRIATAAGLGVIDIVALVPSLAPQAAPGAPAAPSVTGTATVDQQAVQEPAEPIKEMAAPPKPDEPQTVEPSGTVARLGAAPLDGTSRLEVLAETEQADVAPAPAAAGVGEGERVLPSIPAGAEGDAWFRAEPDLASKRPNFKQDARGMAFLDTATGVLVWQGGTVRLDLGRASVAEILTAVYAQAPATIERIYITAGDPWHKGAERHEFLKDAVAAWLNAGPPEGWTVEASRGKDRQAGHLVHPRNPVGRWQRGDQHTEIRSIGEWFDPEGADPATVRAAFVELWKALRPHFDDVVLMGSPSQTGRDLWSRTIPTKPGAKWADGFPVMSQEIRGLLHATAGQGRTELIAPPRVPERVPGWYEVDRTFAYAKHTWASGVGVPRRVTAATFAAMTQKEQTNALFAPSHWQVRVTIPKDWNHVGLLPAPAPGERAWHYPYEGGRSFTTWAGGAEINLALRNPIAPWRIEILDGLLWESGDPLKSWSTKLRDAWQSLRATAEIHGDEKQKQACRLASRAVRAILLYGIGTFAQRPRITTGSLELGAGGEVPDLPDGARLTGISDTHVTWERNQGFARDQYAHPEWAAGVWSAARAALLSVNTSSKDPQTGKPMKAGALHLPAGSILAFRTDAIYTAAPVDWEYGGEPGDYLLKGRMAWEQPAPRTDADFYVLQELGRQAYESEGM, encoded by the coding sequence ATGGACAACAAGGACTACTCGGCCGGCCTCGGTGAACTGAGGGCCGTCCGCGACGAACTGAAGCCTCTGGAGCGCGAGCTGACCCAGCTCCAGGCCAAGGTCGCCAAGCTGCGCGACCGCCGAGCCGAGAAGATCCGCGAGCTCGGCCGGTACGCGAAGGCAACCTCCGACCGGATCGCGACGGCCGCAGGCCTCGGTGTGATCGACATCGTGGCCCTGGTGCCCTCTCTGGCCCCCCAGGCCGCCCCTGGGGCGCCTGCGGCGCCTTCCGTGACCGGAACCGCCACCGTTGATCAGCAGGCCGTTCAGGAGCCCGCAGAGCCGATCAAGGAAATGGCCGCGCCGCCGAAGCCGGATGAGCCGCAAACCGTCGAGCCCTCCGGAACCGTCGCTCGCCTCGGCGCGGCGCCCCTCGACGGCACCTCCCGCCTGGAGGTGCTCGCCGAAACCGAGCAGGCCGACGTCGCTCCGGCGCCCGCTGCCGCGGGGGTTGGGGAGGGTGAGCGCGTCCTGCCCTCGATTCCGGCTGGTGCCGAGGGTGACGCCTGGTTCCGCGCCGAACCCGACCTCGCGTCGAAGCGGCCGAACTTCAAGCAGGATGCACGGGGGATGGCGTTCCTCGACACCGCGACCGGCGTCCTGGTGTGGCAGGGCGGCACCGTCCGTCTCGACCTCGGCCGGGCCTCGGTGGCGGAGATTCTCACCGCGGTCTACGCACAGGCCCCGGCCACCATCGAGCGGATCTACATCACTGCGGGCGACCCCTGGCACAAGGGCGCGGAGCGGCACGAGTTCCTGAAGGACGCCGTCGCCGCCTGGCTGAACGCAGGGCCCCCGGAGGGCTGGACGGTCGAGGCCTCGCGAGGCAAGGACCGGCAGGCCGGCCACCTGGTCCACCCCCGCAACCCGGTCGGACGCTGGCAGCGCGGCGACCAGCACACGGAAATCCGTTCGATCGGCGAGTGGTTCGACCCCGAGGGCGCCGACCCCGCGACGGTACGCGCCGCGTTCGTCGAGCTGTGGAAGGCTCTGCGCCCGCACTTCGACGACGTGGTCCTCATGGGCTCGCCGTCGCAGACCGGCCGCGACCTGTGGTCGCGGACGATCCCGACCAAGCCTGGCGCGAAGTGGGCGGACGGCTTCCCCGTGATGTCGCAGGAGATCCGCGGCCTGCTCCACGCCACCGCCGGGCAGGGGCGGACCGAGCTGATCGCGCCGCCGCGCGTACCAGAGCGGGTGCCCGGCTGGTACGAGGTCGACCGGACCTTCGCGTACGCCAAGCACACCTGGGCGTCCGGTGTCGGCGTACCGCGTCGGGTCACCGCCGCGACCTTCGCGGCCATGACCCAGAAGGAGCAGACGAACGCGCTGTTCGCGCCGTCGCACTGGCAGGTGCGGGTGACGATCCCCAAGGACTGGAATCACGTCGGGCTGCTCCCGGCCCCGGCCCCCGGCGAGCGGGCCTGGCACTACCCGTACGAAGGCGGCCGGAGCTTCACCACCTGGGCGGGCGGCGCCGAAATCAACCTCGCGCTGCGCAACCCGATCGCGCCGTGGCGGATCGAGATCCTCGACGGCCTGCTGTGGGAGTCCGGCGACCCGCTCAAGAGCTGGAGCACCAAACTGCGCGACGCTTGGCAGTCCCTGCGGGCCACCGCCGAAATCCACGGCGACGAGAAGCAGAAGCAGGCCTGCCGCCTGGCCTCCCGCGCGGTGCGCGCCATCCTTCTCTACGGCATCGGCACGTTCGCACAGCGGCCGCGGATCACGACCGGCTCGCTGGAGCTGGGCGCCGGCGGCGAGGTGCCCGATCTGCCGGACGGTGCGCGACTGACCGGCATCTCGGACACCCACGTCACCTGGGAGCGCAACCAGGGGTTCGCGCGCGACCAGTACGCCCATCCCGAGTGGGCGGCCGGGGTGTGGTCGGCGGCCCGGGCGGCCCTGCTGTCGGTGAACACCAGCTCGAAGGACCCGCAGACGGGGAAGCCCATGAAGGCCGGCGCACTGCACCTTCCCGCGGGGAGCATCTTGGCGTTCCGGACCGACGCCATCTACACCGCGGCGCCGGTCGACTGGGAGTACGGCGGGGAGCCGGGCGACTACCTGCTCAAGGGCCGCATGGCCTGGGAGCAGCCCGCCCCGCGCACGGACGCGGACTTCTACGTCCTACAGGAGCTGGGTCGCCAGGCCTACGAATCGGAGGGCATGTGA